The nucleotide window TTTCAAATGGAGTCTCATCTGTTGTCATAATACCAGTCTTCTCACGAGCAAGGCGTAAGTATGCAGGCTTTCCAAGCTTCGCAAGTGCCAAAGTTGCTTTGCGAGCCTCTGTTGCGTCACATGGCGAAATTACAACCATGTTTGGCATCGTGCGCATGATAGCCATGTCTTCGATAGCCTGGTGCGTTCCACCGTCTGGGCCGACAGAGATTCCTGCATGACTTCCGACGATTACCACCGGTCGATCATTGTAAGCGATAGTAGTGCGTATCTGTTCCCAGTTTCTTCCAGGAGAAAACATTGCATAACTAGAGCAAAATGGAACCTTCCCCATCGCAGCCATACCTGAAGCAACAGTTACAAGATTTTGTTCTGCTACACCAATCTCTACAAATCTTTCCGGAAATTTTGCCTTAAACTTATCCATCTTTGTACTCTCAGTCAGATCAGCACAGAGCGCTACAACATTTTTATCTTCTTCCCCAGCTTTTACTAAGCCATCACCAAAGCCAGAACGAATTGGAATTTGTTCCACATCATCATTGAAAAGTTTTGTATTCAGTTTTAATTTAGGATTTAACATTTTTAATTTTCACTTACAAAAGTAAATCTTTCTATACTTTTTCCATCTATATCTTTTTTACCTAAAAAATTATCTTTGTTCCTACAGTATATTCTCCAGCCTGTATGCGCTAGATCAGTAAGTCTCTCGTAAACTACAACATCTGTCAGGTCCGCGTCTTTAAATTTAGCAAGAGTTACTATCTTGTACGTATCTCCTTTGTAGTGTTTCCAAATTTGTCCAGGTTTAATTTCCATATTATTGATGCTCACTTTTAATTTTCCCTCCCAAAGTTCGAAGTTCTTTTAATGCCATATCAGCCTGCTCCTTGTTTGGCGGAATTCCATGCCATTTGAAATCTCGTTCAAATTCTTTTACACCTTTACCTGGAATTGTACGTGCGATTATGATTGATGGTTTTTCATAAACTGCTTTTGCTTTCATGATCGCAGACTCCATCGCCAAAAAATTATGTCCATCTACTTCCTGAACATGCCAGTTAAAACTCTCGAATTTTTTTACCAAATCATCGAGCGGCATTATGTCTTCGGTATATCCATCTATTTGAATATTATTTCTATCAACTATAGCGATCAGATTGTGGAGTCTTTCCTTTGCACCAAGCATCACGGCTTCCCAATTGTTTCCTTCGTTTAGCTCACCATCACCTAACAAGCAATAAAAATATTTATCGCTTCTGTTAGTGTTGTCTATTCTATCTGCTATTGCCATACCAACTGCTTGCGAGAGCCCTGAACCAAGAGGTCCAGAACTTGTCTCAAGCCAAGGCATGAATTCACGATGAGGATGGCCTTGCAAGCGAGAACCAAACTTCCGTAAAGTTTTCAATTCTTCCAGAGGAAAATACCCCGCGTGCGCCATAGTCGCATAGTACACAGGACAAATATGTCCGTTTGATAACACC belongs to Candidatus Nomurabacteria bacterium and includes:
- a CDS encoding DUF1653 domain-containing protein, with protein sequence MEIKPGQIWKHYKGDTYKIVTLAKFKDADLTDVVVYERLTDLAHTGWRIYCRNKDNFLGKKDIDGKSIERFTFVSEN
- a CDS encoding transketolase family protein, which produces MLNPKLKLNTKLFNDDVEQIPIRSGFGDGLVKAGEEDKNVVALCADLTESTKMDKFKAKFPERFVEIGVAEQNLVTVASGMAAMGKVPFCSSYAMFSPGRNWEQIRTTIAYNDRPVVIVGSHAGISVGPDGGTHQAIEDMAIMRTMPNMVVISPCDATEARKATLALAKLGKPAYLRLAREKTGIMTTDETPFEIGKSQIFYEPDGIAHVGVIATGALVRNAILAARDLEKKGIKVKVMNLATIKPIDRSGIIALAKETKHIVTVEEHQVMGGMGSAVAEVLAEEFPVPIEFIGVKDKFGQSGTPLELIEHYGMGREAIKDAIQKVLNR
- a CDS encoding transketolase yields the protein MLSDKKIEELELKANDIRKSIIEMLLEAGSGHTAGPLGMSDIFTLLFFHILKHDPKKSDWSERDRVVLSNGHICPVYYATMAHAGYFPLEELKTLRKFGSRLQGHPHREFMPWLETSSGPLGSGLSQAVGMAIADRIDNTNRSDKYFYCLLGDGELNEGNNWEAVMLGAKERLHNLIAIVDRNNIQIDGYTEDIMPLDDLVKKFESFNWHVQEVDGHNFLAMESAIMKAKAVYEKPSIIIARTIPGKGVKEFERDFKWHGIPPNKEQADMALKELRTLGGKIKSEHQ